The Martelella sp. AD-3 genome includes a region encoding these proteins:
- a CDS encoding pyrimidine 5'-nucleotidase, translating into MTKTHPDAADFMTIRDWVFDLDNTLYPHHVDLFAQVDRNMTAYVSKLLSLPEDEARVLQKSYYRDHGTTLQGLMINHDIDPNDFLKKAHEIDYSVLEPNPVLGAAIKALPGRKFIFTNGSVPHAQKTAEALGILDHFDDIFDIVAAGFTPKPEADAYAKFLRRSGVDTDHAAMFEDLPRNLREPKALGMKTVLIVPPNLEYGFAEAFERLDDETAHIDYVTEDLTGFVGAVLAFHGERNMNYR; encoded by the coding sequence ATGACGAAAACACATCCCGACGCCGCCGATTTCATGACGATCCGTGACTGGGTCTTCGATCTCGACAACACGCTCTACCCGCACCATGTCGACCTCTTCGCCCAGGTCGATCGCAACATGACCGCCTATGTTTCAAAGCTTCTGTCTCTGCCGGAAGACGAAGCGCGCGTGTTGCAGAAGAGCTATTACCGCGACCACGGCACGACGCTGCAGGGGCTGATGATCAATCACGACATCGATCCCAACGACTTTCTTAAGAAGGCGCACGAGATCGACTATTCCGTGCTCGAGCCGAACCCGGTCCTGGGCGCCGCGATCAAGGCGCTGCCGGGCCGCAAGTTCATCTTCACCAACGGCTCCGTGCCGCACGCGCAAAAGACCGCCGAGGCGCTCGGCATCCTCGATCATTTCGACGATATCTTCGACATTGTGGCCGCCGGCTTCACGCCCAAGCCCGAGGCCGACGCCTATGCGAAATTCCTCCGTCGCTCCGGCGTGGACACGGACCACGCCGCCATGTTCGAGGATCTGCCGCGCAATCTGAGGGAGCCGAAGGCGCTCGGCATGAAGACCGTGCTGATCGTCCCGCCCAATCTGGAATACGGCTTCGCCGAGGCCTTCGAAAGACTGGACGACGAAACCGCCCATATCGACTATGTCACCGAGGATCTGACGGGCTTTGTCGGCGCCGTGCTGGCCTTCCATGGTGAACGGAATATGAATTACAGATAA